The Paracoccus liaowanqingii genome window below encodes:
- a CDS encoding cytochrome ubiquinol oxidase subunit I produces the protein MFDNADAILLARIQFAFTVSFHFLFPAFTIGLASFLAVLNGLWLWTKDHKYLDLFRYWVKIFALAFAMGVVSGIVMSYQFGTNWSVFSDKAGPVIGAPMAYEVLSAFFLEAGFLGIMLFGRDRVGPTLHMIACLAVAGGTAMSAFWILSVNSWMHTPAGFEIDAVTGQFLPTDFWQVIFNPSFPYRLMHTVTAAYLTTAFIVGGVAALHLLRHRHRRDKVSPATRTMFSMAMWMAAIFAPVQIVLGDFHGINTLEHQPAKVMAMEGHFESHEAGAPLYLFGIPNQEEQRLDYAIGIPKLSSLILKHDLNAPLAGLDTIPREDQPPVAIVFWSFRVMVALGFAMLAIGLWSSWARWRGTLFDSPMLHRAALAMAPSGLVAVLAGWITTEVGRQPFTVYGYLRTEDSAAPLDAAAVGTSLIAFIIVYFAVFGAGTYYIMRLMNRAPTSGEASLKDVTNSPIRTAGTTPAQQHPTRNPHPGE, from the coding sequence ATGTTCGACAACGCAGATGCCATCCTTCTGGCCCGCATCCAGTTCGCCTTCACCGTCAGCTTCCATTTCCTGTTCCCGGCCTTCACCATCGGCCTGGCCAGCTTTCTGGCCGTGCTGAACGGGCTTTGGCTGTGGACCAAGGATCACAAGTATCTGGATCTGTTCCGCTATTGGGTCAAGATCTTCGCGCTGGCCTTCGCCATGGGCGTCGTGTCGGGCATCGTCATGTCCTATCAGTTCGGCACCAACTGGTCGGTCTTTTCCGACAAGGCGGGCCCCGTCATCGGCGCGCCCATGGCCTATGAGGTGCTGTCGGCCTTCTTCCTCGAGGCCGGATTCCTGGGGATCATGCTGTTCGGCCGCGACCGGGTGGGCCCGACCCTGCACATGATCGCCTGCCTGGCGGTCGCGGGCGGCACGGCCATGTCGGCCTTCTGGATCCTGTCGGTGAACAGCTGGATGCACACCCCCGCGGGGTTCGAGATCGACGCCGTCACGGGTCAGTTCCTGCCCACCGACTTCTGGCAGGTAATCTTCAACCCGTCCTTCCCCTACCGCCTGATGCACACGGTCACGGCGGCCTATCTGACCACCGCCTTCATCGTCGGCGGCGTGGCGGCGCTGCACCTGCTGCGCCACCGCCACCGCCGCGACAAGGTCAGCCCGGCCACGCGCACCATGTTCTCCATGGCGATGTGGATGGCGGCGATCTTCGCGCCGGTCCAGATCGTGCTGGGCGACTTCCACGGCATCAACACGCTGGAACACCAGCCCGCCAAGGTCATGGCGATGGAGGGGCATTTCGAAAGCCACGAGGCCGGCGCGCCGTTGTACCTGTTCGGCATCCCCAACCAGGAGGAGCAGCGCCTGGACTATGCCATCGGCATCCCCAAGCTGTCCTCGCTGATCCTGAAGCACGACCTGAACGCCCCTCTGGCGGGCCTCGACACCATCCCGCGCGAGGATCAGCCGCCCGTGGCCATCGTCTTCTGGTCCTTCCGGGTCATGGTCGCGCTTGGCTTTGCGATGCTGGCGATCGGGCTCTGGTCGTCCTGGGCCCGCTGGCGCGGCACGCTGTTCGACAGCCCGATGCTGCACCGGGCGGCCCTGGCCATGGCGCCCTCGGGACTGGTCGCGGTGCTGGCCGGGTGGATCACTACCGAGGTCGGGCGCCAGCCCTTCACCGTCTACGGCTATCTGCGCACCGAGGACAGTGCGGCCCCCCTTGACGCGGCGGCGGTGGGTACCTCGCTGATCGCCTTCATCATCGTGTATTTCGCGGTCTTCGGGGCGGGCACCTACTACATCATGCGTCTGATGAACCGTGCCCCGACCAGTGGCGAGGCCAGCCTCAAGGACGTCACCAACAGCCCGATCCGCACGGCGGGGACCACCCCCGCCCAGCAGCACCCGACCCGCAACCCCCATCCCGGAGAGTAA
- the cydB gene encoding cytochrome d ubiquinol oxidase subunit II gives MPIADGVSFDLTVIWAFIIAFAVLVYVVLDGFDLGLGMLFAVEPEGEDRDIMMNSVAPVWDGNETWLVLGGGGLFAAFPLAYALILPALYAPIMAMLLALIFRGVAFEFRWRTKRWRPVWDLAFIGGSAMAALTQGITLGGLLQGIQIDKAARSYSGGWWDWLTPFTIMVGLAVMVGYMLLGATWLVMKTEGPLQTRMRSRAWVLGVGTVIFMGVVSLWTPFLQDGYYSRWFGGWNIVLAALVGAMVLGLAFGMFRTLMVKHHDYWPFLFALGMFVLGFIGLGYSMFPYIVPVEVTIWEAAAPRNSQIFMLVGASVLIPVILAYTAYSYWVFRGKMDPNDGYH, from the coding sequence ATGCCCATCGCAGACGGCGTCTCCTTCGACCTGACGGTCATCTGGGCCTTCATCATCGCCTTCGCGGTGCTGGTCTATGTGGTCCTGGACGGGTTCGACCTGGGGCTTGGCATGCTGTTCGCGGTCGAGCCCGAGGGCGAGGACCGCGACATCATGATGAACTCGGTCGCCCCGGTCTGGGACGGCAACGAGACCTGGCTGGTGCTGGGCGGCGGCGGGCTGTTCGCGGCCTTCCCGCTGGCCTATGCGCTGATCCTGCCCGCGCTCTACGCGCCGATCATGGCCATGCTGCTGGCACTGATCTTCCGCGGCGTGGCCTTCGAGTTCCGCTGGCGGACCAAGCGCTGGCGCCCGGTCTGGGACCTGGCCTTCATCGGCGGCTCGGCCATGGCGGCGCTGACGCAAGGCATCACGCTTGGCGGGCTGCTGCAGGGGATCCAGATCGACAAGGCCGCGCGCAGCTATTCGGGCGGCTGGTGGGACTGGCTGACGCCCTTCACGATCATGGTCGGGCTGGCCGTCATGGTGGGCTACATGCTGCTGGGCGCGACCTGGCTGGTGATGAAGACCGAAGGCCCGCTGCAGACGCGGATGCGCAGCCGGGCCTGGGTGCTGGGCGTGGGCACGGTCATCTTCATGGGCGTGGTCAGCCTGTGGACGCCCTTCCTGCAGGACGGCTATTACAGCCGCTGGTTCGGAGGCTGGAACATCGTGCTGGCCGCCCTTGTCGGCGCCATGGTGCTGGGGCTGGCCTTCGGCATGTTCCGCACCCTGATGGTCAAGCATCACGACTACTGGCCGTTCCTGTTCGCGCTCGGCATGTTCGTGCTGGGCTTCATCGGGCTGGGCTATTCGATGTTCCCCTATATCGTCCCGGTCGAGGTCACCATCTGGGAGGCCGCCGCCCCCCGCAACAGCCAGATCTTCATGCTGGTCGGCGCCTCGGTGCTGATCCCGGTGATCCTGGCCTACACCGCCTATTCCTACTGGGTCTTTCGCGGAAAGATGGACCCGAATGACGGGTACCACTGA
- a CDS encoding DUF2474 family protein, with protein sequence MPRGITRMAWFVAIWLASVAVIGTVAWLIRLWIV encoded by the coding sequence ATGCCGCGCGGCATCACCAGGATGGCCTGGTTCGTGGCCATCTGGCTGGCCAGCGTCGCCGTGATCGGCACGGTGGCCTGGCTGATCCGCTTGTGGATCGTCTGA
- a CDS encoding thiamine ABC transporter ATP-binding protein: protein MTLEFRDIVLRQDDFTLSADLTVPPGRHAVIGASGSGKSTLLSLVAGFLAPSQGRLVWDGQDITNMAPGRRPVSILFQQHNLFPHLSVGQNLGMGLRPDLRLDRAQWQQVAQALEQVGLEGLQDRRPGALSGGQQGRVALARVLLRAQPLLLLDEPFAALGPALKAEMLGLLARIAAGTTVLMVTHDPADARAFAPDTLLVDDGRVNPPRPTGALLDDPPPGLRAYLG from the coding sequence TTGACGCTTGAGTTTCGCGACATCGTCCTGCGGCAGGACGACTTCACCCTGTCCGCCGATCTGACGGTCCCGCCGGGGCGCCATGCGGTGATCGGCGCCTCGGGGTCGGGGAAATCGACGCTGTTGTCGCTGGTGGCGGGGTTTCTGGCGCCGTCGCAGGGGCGGCTGGTCTGGGACGGGCAGGACATCACCAACATGGCGCCGGGGCGGCGTCCGGTGTCGATCCTGTTCCAGCAGCACAACCTGTTTCCGCATCTGAGCGTGGGCCAGAACCTGGGGATGGGCCTGCGCCCCGACCTGCGTCTGGACCGCGCCCAGTGGCAACAGGTCGCGCAGGCGCTGGAGCAGGTGGGGCTGGAAGGTCTGCAGGACCGCCGCCCCGGCGCGCTGTCCGGGGGGCAGCAGGGCCGCGTCGCGCTGGCCCGGGTGCTGCTGCGCGCCCAGCCCCTGCTGCTGCTGGACGAACCCTTCGCGGCCTTGGGCCCGGCGCTGAAGGCCGAGATGCTGGGCCTGCTGGCGCGGATCGCGGCGGGCACGACGGTGCTGATGGTGACGCATGATCCGGCGGATGCCCGCGCCTTCGCCCCCGACACGCTGCTGGTAGACGACGGCCGCGTCAATCCGCCCCGACCCACCGGGGCGCTGCTGGACGATCCGCCGCCCGGCCTGCGCGCCTATCTGGGCTGA